In a single window of the Coffea eugenioides isolate CCC68of chromosome 3, Ceug_1.0, whole genome shotgun sequence genome:
- the LOC113765033 gene encoding 3-ketoacyl-CoA synthase 20-like yields the protein MAENQNGYHERKSTSLSSGIFIGVELDSTRRLPNFLLSVRLKHVKLGYCYLISNLRYLIVVPLVGVVSFHLSTVTIKDFDLLWGPFRFNFVATVFCSAFFVFLGTLYCVTRPRKVYLVNFACYKPGPEFMCSREDYMEKCRRSGKFNEQNLAFMEKILERSGLGQKTYAAEPNACLAEARKEAEMVIFGAIDQLLAKTGVKTKDIGILVVNCSLFCPTPSLSATVVNHYKLRGNILSYTLGGMGCSAGLISIDLAKQLLQVQGNTYALVVSMEPMTPNLYSGNNESMLMTNCLFRMGGAAILLSNKTSDHGRSKYQLIHSVRTHKGADDKSYGCIFQQEDEEKKVGVALSRDIVGVAGEALKANITTLGPLVLPASEQFMFLVSLLAKKVFDLEIKPYIPNFKLAFEHFCIHAGGKAVLNAMEKNLELTQWHLEPSRMTLHRFGNTSSSSLWYELAYSEAKGRIRKGDRILQIAFGSGFKCNSIVYRALRFIDPAKEKNPWTDEIDEFPV from the exons TCTTCCCAACTTTCTCCTATCTGTTAGGCTCAAGCATGTCAAACTTGGTTACTGTTATCTTATTTCCAACCTTAGGTACCTGATCGTAGTTCCCCTCGTGGGGGTTGTTTCGTTTCATCTTTCGACTGTCACCATCAAAGATTTCGACCTATTATGGGGTCCTTTCAGGTTCAATTTTGTGGCAACAGTTTTTTGTTCTGCCTTTTTTGTTTTCCTGGGTACATTGTACTGTGTGACTAGGCCCAGGAAAGTTTATCTCGTGAATTTTGCATGCTACAAACCTGGACCCGAGTTTATGTGCTCCAGAGAAGATTACATGGAGAAATGTAGACGATCTGGGAAGTTCAATGAACAAAATTTAGCATTTATGGAGAAAATTTTGGAGAGATCAGGACTTGGCCAGAAAACATACGCAGCTGAGCCAAATGCCTGCCTGGCTGAGGCTAGGAAGGAGGCTGAGATGGTTATTTTTGGCGCCATTGATCAACTACTGGCAAAGACTGGTGTTAAAACCAAAGATATAGGGATTCTAGTGGTGAATTGCAGTCTTTTTTGTCCAACACCGTCCCTTTCTGCTACTGTTGTAAACCATTACAAGCTTAGGGGGAATATTTTGAGCTACACCCTTGGCGGTATGGGCTGCAGTGCTGGACTGATTTCGATAGATCTTGCCAAGCAACTTTTACAG GTCCAGGGAAACACGTACGCCCTGGTGGTGAGTATGGAACCCATGACTCCGAATCTGTACTCCGGGAACAATGAGTCAATGCTCATGACGAACTGTCTCTTCCGAATGGGAGGAGCTGCGATTCTACTATCAAACAAAACGTCTGATCATGGTCGTTCAAAATATCAGCTCATTCACTCAGTTCGAACACACAAGGGAGCTGATGACAAAAGTTACGGTTGCATTTTCCAACAGGAGGATGAGGAGAAAAAGGTCGGTGTTGCCTTGTCTAGAGATATAGTGGGTGTAGCTGGAGAGGCATTGAAAGCCAATATAACAACACTTGGGCCATTAGTTCTTCCCGCGTCAGAACAATTCATGTTTCTTGTTTCTTTGCTGGCGAAGAAGGTATTTGATTTGGAAATCAAGCCATATATTCCGAATTTCAAGCTTGCTTTTGAGCATTTCTGCATTCATGCTGGCGGAAAAGCAGTGCTGAATGCAATGGAGAAGAACCTTGAACTGACTCAATGGCATTTGGAGCCATCAAGAATGACACTCCACAGGTTTGGCAACACATCTAGCAGTTCATTGTGGTATGAATTGGCTTATTCCGAGGCCAAGGGAAGGATAAGGAAGGGAGATAGGATATTGCAGATAGCGTTTGGCTCAGGCTTCAAATGCAACAGTATTGTATATCGTGCATTGAGGTTCATTGATCCAGCTAAAGAGAAGAATCCTTGGAcagatgaaattgatgaatttcCAGTGTAA
- the LOC113765160 gene encoding 3-ketoacyl-CoA synthase 20-like isoform X2 — MGDEKANNLPNSSIHTMGDEKTNNLPNILLSRGLDGVKHGYHYLISHATLLLLVLLSGVVSVHLSTLKSEDLVLLWDQLRLNFFTIILCFGLKVLLGFFYLMTRPRKVYMVDFACYKPGPQLLCTRKRAAEITRKTGVFNEENLDFMKRILERAGLGEKTYFPEAFFNYPPDPGMAEARKEAEMVMFGAIDELLEKTGVRAKDIGILVVNCGCFCPTPSLSSMIVNHYKLRTNILSYNLGGMGCSAGVISIDLAKYHLQVLRNSYALVVSTENLTLNAYRGNNPSMLVSNALFRVGGTAILLSNKPSDRPRSKYQLSHIVRTHKGAQDKFYNCAVQQEDEDNKVGIALSKDLMIIAGEALKSNIIALAPLILPASKKLLYVINLFARKYLNKKIKPYVPDFKLALEHFCIHAGGRAVLDAVQKALDLSEWQLEPSRMTLYRFGNTSTSSTWYELAYLEAKGRVKKGDRAWQISFGAGFKCNSAVWRALKDIDPSKEKNCWTDEIDEFPVQKTFVFT, encoded by the exons ATGGGGGATGAGAAGGCTAATAATCTCCCTAATTCCTCTATTCACACCATGGGGGATGAGAAGACTAATAATCTCCCTAACATTCTCTTATCTCGTGGACTTGATGGTGTGAAGCATGGCTACCACTATCTAATCTCCCATGCAACTCTCCTATTATTAGTTCTTCTTTCAGGGGTCGTTTCAGTTCATCTTTCCACTCTAAAATCGGAAGATTTGGTGCTATTATGGGATCAGTTGAGATTGAATTTTTTTACAATAATTTTGTGTTTTGGTCTTAAGGTTTTACTAGGTTTTTTCTATTTGATGACTAGGCCTAGGAAAGTTTATATGGTTGATTTTGCATGTTACAAACCTGGACCTCAACTTTTGTGTACCAGAAAGCGGGCTGCTGAGATAACTAGAAAAACAGGGGTATTCAATGAAGAAAATCTAGACTTCATGAAGAGAATCCTGGAGAGGGCAGGATTGGGGGAGAAGACGTATTTCCCAGAAGCTTTTTTCAATTATCCACCAGATCCCGGCATGGCTGAGGCAAGAAAGGAGGCAGAAATGGTTATGTTTGGTGCCATTGATGAGCTGTTGGAAAAAACTGGAGTGAGGGCCAAAGATATTGGGATTCTTGTGGTgaattgtggttgtttttgtCCAACTCCATCTCTGTCTTCTATGATTGTCAACCATTACAAACTTAGGACCAATATTCTGAGCTACAACCTTGGTGGTATGGGTTGCAGTGCTGGAGTTATCTCAATTGATCTTGCCAAGTACCATCTACAG GTGCTTCGAAACTCCTATGCCCTTGTGGTGAGTACGGAAAACCTGACCCTCAATGCATACAGGGGAAACAATCCCTCCATGCTCGTCTCCAATGCCCTCTTTCGCGTCGGGGGGACCGCAATTTTGCTATCAAACAAGCCATCCGATCGTCCTCGTTCAAAATATCAGCTCAGCCACATTGTACGTACTCACAAAGGGGCCCAAGACAAATTTTACAATTGTGCTGTCCAGCAAGAGGATGAGGATAATAAAGTTGGAATAGCCTTGTCTAAAGATCTTATGATCATAGCTGGAGAGGCTTTAAAATCGAATATTATAGCACTCGCGCCGCTGATTCTGCCCGCCTCTAAAAAACTCCTCTACGTAATTAATTTGTTCGCGAGGAAGTATTTAAACAAGAAGATCAAGCCGTATGTTCCCGATTTCAAGCTCGCATTGGAGCATTTTTGCATTCACGCCGGAGGAAGAGCTGTGTTAGATGCCGTGCAAAAGGCCCTTGACCTAAGCGAGTGGCAATTGGAGCCTTCAAGAATGACGCTGTATAGATTTGGCAATACTTCCACTAGCTCTACTTGGTATGAATTGGCTTATTTGGAGGCCAAGGGGAGGGTGAAAAAGGGTGACCGAGCATGGCAGATTTCCTTTGGTGCAGGATTCAAATGCAATAGTGCTGTGTGGCGGGCATTGAAGGACATTGATCCATCTAAGGAGAAGAATTGTTGGacggatgaaattgatgaatttcCTGTTCAG AAGACTTTCGTGTTCACATAA
- the LOC113765160 gene encoding 3-ketoacyl-CoA synthase 20-like isoform X1 — translation MGDEKANNLPNSSIHTMGDEKTNNLPNILLSRGLDGVKHGYHYLISHATLLLLVLLSGVVSVHLSTLKSEDLVLLWDQLRLNFFTIILCFGLKVLLGFFYLMTRPRKVYMVDFACYKPGPQLLCTRKRAAEITRKTGVFNEENLDFMKRILERAGLGEKTYFPEAFFNYPPDPGMAEARKEAEMVMFGAIDELLEKTGVRAKDIGILVVNCGCFCPTPSLSSMIVNHYKLRTNILSYNLGGMGCSAGVISIDLAKYHLQVLRNSYALVVSTENLTLNAYRGNNPSMLVSNALFRVGGTAILLSNKPSDRPRSKYQLSHIVRTHKGAQDKFYNCAVQQEDEDNKVGIALSKDLMIIAGEALKSNIIALAPLILPASKKLLYVINLFARKYLNKKIKPYVPDFKLALEHFCIHAGGRAVLDAVQKALDLSEWQLEPSRMTLYRFGNTSTSSTWYELAYLEAKGRVKKGDRAWQISFGAGFKCNSAVWRALKDIDPSKEKNCWTDEIDEFPVQVPKCQPLVLD, via the exons ATGGGGGATGAGAAGGCTAATAATCTCCCTAATTCCTCTATTCACACCATGGGGGATGAGAAGACTAATAATCTCCCTAACATTCTCTTATCTCGTGGACTTGATGGTGTGAAGCATGGCTACCACTATCTAATCTCCCATGCAACTCTCCTATTATTAGTTCTTCTTTCAGGGGTCGTTTCAGTTCATCTTTCCACTCTAAAATCGGAAGATTTGGTGCTATTATGGGATCAGTTGAGATTGAATTTTTTTACAATAATTTTGTGTTTTGGTCTTAAGGTTTTACTAGGTTTTTTCTATTTGATGACTAGGCCTAGGAAAGTTTATATGGTTGATTTTGCATGTTACAAACCTGGACCTCAACTTTTGTGTACCAGAAAGCGGGCTGCTGAGATAACTAGAAAAACAGGGGTATTCAATGAAGAAAATCTAGACTTCATGAAGAGAATCCTGGAGAGGGCAGGATTGGGGGAGAAGACGTATTTCCCAGAAGCTTTTTTCAATTATCCACCAGATCCCGGCATGGCTGAGGCAAGAAAGGAGGCAGAAATGGTTATGTTTGGTGCCATTGATGAGCTGTTGGAAAAAACTGGAGTGAGGGCCAAAGATATTGGGATTCTTGTGGTgaattgtggttgtttttgtCCAACTCCATCTCTGTCTTCTATGATTGTCAACCATTACAAACTTAGGACCAATATTCTGAGCTACAACCTTGGTGGTATGGGTTGCAGTGCTGGAGTTATCTCAATTGATCTTGCCAAGTACCATCTACAG GTGCTTCGAAACTCCTATGCCCTTGTGGTGAGTACGGAAAACCTGACCCTCAATGCATACAGGGGAAACAATCCCTCCATGCTCGTCTCCAATGCCCTCTTTCGCGTCGGGGGGACCGCAATTTTGCTATCAAACAAGCCATCCGATCGTCCTCGTTCAAAATATCAGCTCAGCCACATTGTACGTACTCACAAAGGGGCCCAAGACAAATTTTACAATTGTGCTGTCCAGCAAGAGGATGAGGATAATAAAGTTGGAATAGCCTTGTCTAAAGATCTTATGATCATAGCTGGAGAGGCTTTAAAATCGAATATTATAGCACTCGCGCCGCTGATTCTGCCCGCCTCTAAAAAACTCCTCTACGTAATTAATTTGTTCGCGAGGAAGTATTTAAACAAGAAGATCAAGCCGTATGTTCCCGATTTCAAGCTCGCATTGGAGCATTTTTGCATTCACGCCGGAGGAAGAGCTGTGTTAGATGCCGTGCAAAAGGCCCTTGACCTAAGCGAGTGGCAATTGGAGCCTTCAAGAATGACGCTGTATAGATTTGGCAATACTTCCACTAGCTCTACTTGGTATGAATTGGCTTATTTGGAGGCCAAGGGGAGGGTGAAAAAGGGTGACCGAGCATGGCAGATTTCCTTTGGTGCAGGATTCAAATGCAATAGTGCTGTGTGGCGGGCATTGAAGGACATTGATCCATCTAAGGAGAAGAATTGTTGGacggatgaaattgatgaatttcCTGTTCAGGTACCTAAATGTCAACCGTTGGTTCTTGATTGA
- the LOC113765787 gene encoding armadillo repeat-containing protein LFR → MQKRDQSKAGGGAGGSATPAAKRGRPFGSGSGNAATAAGAAGSADSAAPSTLLGPSLQVHSAFAEQNNKRIVLALQSGLKSELTWALNTLTLLSFKEKDEVRKDATPLAKIPGLLDALLQVIDDWRDISLPRVLVKTPRVRMLGANSAVTGFGNEYEALSKNEAAHSSAAGSSSKEASVQKNTSNPRPADWWFEEDGLFNMDEEGRSEKQLCAVGASNIIRNFSFMPDNEVIMAQHRHCLETLFQCIEDYVTEDEELVTNALETVVNLAHLLDLRIFSSSKPSYIKITEKRAVQAIMGVLGSAVKAWHCAAAELLGRLIINPDNEPFLLPFAPQVHKRLVDIMSLPDTNAQGAAVGALYNLAEVNMDCRLKLGSERWAIDRLLKVIKAPHPVPEVCRKAAMILENLVSEPQNKPLLLVYENAFAEMLFSDGRYSDTFARILFELTSRPSNKVATARGIWGM, encoded by the exons ATGCAGAAGAGAGACCAAAGCAAAGCAGGTGGAGGAGCAGGAGGCTCCGCCACGCCGGCGGCGAAGAGAGGCCGTCCTTTCGGGAGCGGAAGCGGCAATGCTGCCACAGCTGCTGGCGCAGCTGGCTCAGCTGATTCTGCAGCTCCCTCTACTCTCCTCGGTCCTTCTCTACAAGTGCACTCCGCCTTCGCCG AGCAGAATAACAAAAGGATAGTTCTCGCTCTTCAGAGTGGATTGAAGAGTGAGTTGACATGGGCATTGAACACTCTCACATTGCTGTCTTTCAAAGAAAAAGATGAAGTTCGTAAAGATGCAACTCCTCTTGCCAAGATTCCTGGTTTGCTCGATGCTTTATTACAAGTT ATAGATGACTGGCGTGATATATCCTTGCCAAGGGTGCTAGTTAAAACGCCAAGAGTGAGAATGCTAGGTGCAAATTCTGCTGTTACTGGATTTGGGAATGAATATGAGGCCTTGAGCAAAAATGAAGCTGCTCATAG CTCTGCGGCTGGTTCCAGCAGTAAAGAGGCTTCTGTACAGAAGAATACTAGTAATCCCCGCCCAGCTGATTGGTGGTTTGAAGAAGATGGCCTGTTTAATATGGATGAGGAAGGGAGGTCTGAAAAGCAGCTGTGTGCTGTTGGTGCTTCAAATATTATACGCAACTTCTCATTCATGCCAGATAATGAGGTCATAATGGCCCAGCATCGTCACTGTTTGGAAACACTATTTCAATGTATAGAAGATTATGTGACAG AGGATGAGGAGCTTGTAACAAATGCCTTGGAGACGGTTGTGAATTTGGCTCATCTGCTGGATCTTCGGATTTTTAGCTCTTCAAAGCCTTCCTACATTAAGATAAC GGAAAAACGAGCAGTCCAGGCCATCATGGGAGTGCTGGGATCTGCTGTAAAAGCCTGGCATTGTGCTGCTGCGGAATTACTTGGACGTCTGATAATAAATCCTGATAATGAAcctttccttcttccttttgcTCCACAG GTGCATAAGCGACTAGTTGATATCATGAGCCTGCCAGATACTAATGCCCAAGGGGCTGCTGTTGGTGCGCTATATAACCTTGCAGAAGTCAATATGGACTGCCGATTGAAGCTTGGAAGTGAGAGATG GGCAATTGATCGGCTACTAAAAGTGATCAAGGCACCACATCCGGTGCCAGAAGTTTGCCGAAAGGCTGCAATGATTTTGGAGAACCTTGTCTCAGAGCCACAAAACAAGCCTCTGCTGCTAGTATATGAAAATGCATTTGCTGAGATGCTTTTCTCTGATGGGAGATACTCTGATACATTTGCCAGGATATTGTTTGAATTGACATCACGACCAAGTAATAAGGTGGCAACAGCTCGTGGTATTTGGGGAATGTAA
- the LOC113765037 gene encoding 3-ketoacyl-CoA synthase 20-like codes for MGDQRRADYMREEMPFTARTLERKPSLPNFLLSVRLKHVKLGYCYLISNLRYLIVVPLVGVVSFHLSTVTIKDFDLLWGPFRFNFVATVFCSAFFVFLGTLYCVTRPRKVYLVNFACYKPGPEFMCSREDYMEKCRRSGKFNEQNLAFMEKILERSGLGQKTYAAEPNACLAEARKEAEMVIFGAIDQLLAKTGVKTKDIGILVVNCSLFCPTPSLSATVVNHYKLRGNILSYTLGGMGCSAGLISIDLAKQLLQVQGNTYALVVSMEPMTPNLYSGNNESMLMTNCLFRMGGAAILLSNKTSDHGRSKYQLIHSVRTHKGADDKSYGCIFQQEDEEKKVGVALSRDIVGVAGEALKANITTLGPLVLPASEQFMFLVSLLAKKVFDLEIKPYIPNFKLAFEHFCIHAGGKAVLNAMEKNLELTQWHLEPSRMTLHRFGNTSSSSLWYELAYSEAKGRIRKGDRILQIAFGSGFKCNSIVYRALRFIDPAKEKNPWTDEIDEFPV; via the exons ATGGGGGATCAGAGGAGGGCTGACTATATGAGAGAAGAAATGCCGTTTACAGCTAGAACTCTAGAGAGGAAGCCTAGTCTTCCCAACTTTCTCCTATCTGTTAGGCTCAAGCATGTCAAACTTGGTTACTGTTATCTTATTTCCAACCTTAGGTACCTGATCGTAGTTCCCCTCGTGGGGGTTGTTTCGTTTCATCTTTCGACTGTCACCATCAAAGATTTCGACCTATTATGGGGTCCTTTCAGGTTCAATTTTGTGGCAACAGTTTTTTGTTCTGCCTTTTTTGTTTTCCTGGGTACATTGTACTGTGTGACTAGGCCCAGGAAAGTTTATCTCGTGAATTTTGCATGCTACAAACCTGGACCCGAGTTTATGTGCTCCAGAGAAGATTACATGGAGAAATGTAGACGATCTGGGAAGTTCAATGAACAAAATTTAGCATTTATGGAGAAAATTTTGGAGAGATCAGGACTTGGCCAGAAAACATACGCAGCTGAGCCAAATGCCTGCCTGGCTGAGGCTAGGAAGGAGGCTGAGATGGTTATTTTTGGCGCCATTGATCAACTACTGGCAAAGACTGGTGTTAAAACCAAAGATATAGGGATTCTAGTGGTGAATTGCAGTCTTTTTTGTCCAACACCGTCCCTTTCTGCTACTGTTGTAAACCATTACAAGCTTAGGGGGAATATTTTGAGCTACACCCTTGGCGGTATGGGCTGCAGTGCTGGACTGATTTCGATAGATCTTGCCAAGCAACTTTTACAG GTCCAGGGAAACACGTACGCCCTGGTGGTGAGTATGGAACCCATGACTCCGAATCTGTACTCCGGGAACAATGAGTCAATGCTCATGACGAACTGTCTCTTCCGAATGGGAGGAGCTGCGATTCTACTATCAAACAAAACGTCTGATCATGGTCGTTCAAAATATCAGCTCATTCACTCAGTTCGAACACACAAGGGAGCTGATGACAAAAGTTACGGTTGCATTTTCCAACAGGAGGATGAGGAGAAAAAGGTCGGTGTTGCCTTGTCTAGAGATATAGTGGGTGTAGCTGGAGAGGCATTGAAAGCCAATATAACAACACTTGGGCCATTAGTTCTTCCCGCGTCAGAACAATTCATGTTTCTTGTTTCTTTGCTGGCGAAGAAGGTATTTGATTTGGAAATCAAGCCATATATTCCGAATTTCAAGCTTGCTTTTGAGCATTTCTGCATTCATGCTGGCGGAAAAGCAGTGCTGAATGCAATGGAGAAGAACCTTGAACTGACTCAATGGCATTTGGAGCCATCAAGAATGACACTCCACAGGTTTGGCAACACATCTAGCAGTTCATTGTGGTATGAATTGGCTTATTCCGAGGCCAAGGGAAGGATAAGGAAGGGAGATAGGATATTGCAGATAGCGTTTGGCTCAGGCTTCAAATGCAACAGTATTGTATATCGTGCATTGAGGTTCATTGATCCAGCTAAAGAGAAGAATCCTTGGAcagatgaaattgatgaatttcCAGTGTAA